From Methanocella paludicola SANAE, a single genomic window includes:
- a CDS encoding thioredoxin domain-containing protein, protein MNRLAGESSSYLKNAAGQPVDWYPWNDEAFEKARIEEKPVLLSIGAVWCHWCHVMAHESWEDPETACMVNELFVPVKVDLDERPDLDKTYQEAVGMLTGQGGWPLTVFLTPDKEPFYGGTYFPKAPIRGMPAFKEVMQAVSKAYKEQRGAIRQTAEQLKALMAKVPAKKEAIDEDMPGLVTGNIISSFDTANGGFGRSMKFPYSEILLFLMQQYGSSRDAGVWHVVDKTLRYMAAGGFYDQVGGGFHRYAVDPAWKVPHFEKMLNDNAMLLRVYLNAYRLSGAAYFKQVALETTDFVFRRMAREPAGFVSSVDADLHGEEGSYFTWTEAEIREVLGDGADAFIKAYHVEQDGNFEVPGKNVLFVPGEHDKSRFAAEKRKLLEARHGRELPFIDMAVHASWTALMAGSLAVAYDVLGDRRCLDYAKKTLDFMMDPMYRDGTLYRIYTDSPSVDGFLDDYSCTVEALIDVFRASQEPLYLDMAIRLAADCDAKFYDREHGGYFYVQEKDRTPMSMDKPIVDLSVPASNPQMALSLMKLHYYTGERGYLDRAKELLEIFTAEASMHPIGCGTYFSALDYYLQRPLEAVVVAGRDEGQNLVRLINSRVDKAVVLMDYGQERRLPAFEGKSTLDGKPTVYFCREGTCEAPMNDLKNIEAYLSRP, encoded by the coding sequence ATGAACAGGCTGGCAGGAGAGAGCAGCAGTTACCTTAAAAATGCGGCCGGGCAGCCGGTCGACTGGTACCCGTGGAACGACGAGGCGTTCGAAAAGGCCAGGATAGAGGAAAAGCCCGTGCTCCTGTCCATCGGGGCCGTCTGGTGCCACTGGTGCCACGTCATGGCCCACGAGAGCTGGGAGGACCCGGAGACGGCATGTATGGTGAACGAGCTCTTCGTGCCGGTGAAGGTGGACCTGGACGAGCGGCCCGACCTGGATAAGACATACCAGGAGGCCGTGGGGATGCTCACCGGCCAGGGAGGGTGGCCCCTCACCGTGTTCCTGACGCCTGATAAGGAACCCTTTTATGGCGGCACGTATTTCCCGAAAGCGCCAATCCGTGGCATGCCCGCCTTTAAGGAGGTCATGCAGGCCGTGAGCAAGGCATATAAGGAGCAGCGAGGAGCTATCCGCCAGACGGCGGAGCAGCTAAAAGCGCTCATGGCGAAGGTACCGGCTAAAAAGGAGGCCATCGACGAAGATATGCCGGGGCTCGTGACGGGCAATATCATCTCCAGCTTCGACACGGCGAACGGCGGCTTCGGGCGGAGCATGAAGTTCCCCTACTCGGAGATCCTGCTGTTCCTCATGCAGCAGTACGGGAGTTCCCGCGACGCCGGCGTCTGGCACGTCGTCGATAAGACGCTGAGGTACATGGCGGCAGGGGGATTCTATGACCAGGTGGGCGGCGGCTTTCATCGCTATGCGGTAGACCCTGCCTGGAAGGTGCCGCATTTTGAGAAGATGCTGAACGATAACGCGATGTTGTTGAGGGTTTACCTGAACGCTTACCGGCTATCCGGCGCTGCGTACTTTAAGCAGGTGGCCCTTGAGACGACCGATTTCGTGTTCCGGAGGATGGCCAGGGAGCCCGCAGGCTTCGTATCGTCCGTTGACGCTGACCTCCACGGCGAAGAAGGGTCATATTTTACGTGGACTGAGGCAGAGATCCGCGAGGTGCTCGGGGACGGGGCGGACGCATTTATCAAAGCGTACCACGTGGAGCAGGACGGCAACTTCGAGGTGCCGGGAAAGAACGTGCTCTTCGTGCCGGGAGAGCACGACAAGTCCCGGTTCGCCGCCGAAAAGCGGAAGCTGCTGGAGGCCCGGCACGGGCGGGAGCTGCCGTTCATCGATATGGCCGTCCACGCGAGCTGGACGGCGCTCATGGCAGGGTCGCTGGCCGTCGCATACGACGTCTTAGGCGACAGGCGATGCCTGGACTATGCAAAGAAGACCCTGGACTTCATGATGGATCCCATGTACAGGGACGGCACACTGTACAGGATATATACGGATAGCCCGTCCGTGGACGGGTTCCTGGACGATTACTCGTGCACGGTGGAGGCGCTTATCGACGTGTTCAGGGCCTCGCAGGAGCCCCTGTACCTGGACATGGCCATTCGTCTCGCCGCCGACTGCGACGCAAAATTTTATGACCGGGAGCACGGCGGATATTTCTACGTCCAGGAAAAGGACCGCACTCCCATGAGCATGGACAAGCCCATCGTCGATCTCTCCGTGCCCGCGTCGAACCCCCAGATGGCGCTGAGCCTGATGAAGCTGCACTATTATACGGGCGAGCGGGGATACCTCGACAGGGCGAAAGAATTGCTGGAAATATTTACCGCTGAAGCTTCCATGCACCCGATAGGATGCGGCACGTACTTCTCGGCGCTCGACTACTATTTACAGAGGCCTCTGGAAGCGGTCGTAGTCGCCGGCCGCGATGAGGGCCAAAACCTGGTCCGCCTCATCAATAGCCGCGTCGATAAAGCAGTTGTCCTGATGGACTATGGTCAGGAGAGGAGGCTCCCTGCGTTCGAGGGCAAGTCTACGCTCGACGGAAAGCCGACCGTGTACTTCTGCAGGGAAGGTACATGCGAGGCGCCGATGAACGACTTGAAGAATATCGAGGCTTACCTGTCGAGGCCGTAG
- a CDS encoding DUF2178 domain-containing protein: MSIVTDETRLGIVKLSMWLGYLVMIGLGLALAVFEWSDGNATLAMIFCVVIFTGNFFGYLGMEKGSQDERARKIGTYAATYSWFITLVAMCFLFIWDVAFNMHMSVARFLGITLLVMVVSMMLINVYKAHRGDVE; the protein is encoded by the coding sequence ATGAGTATAGTTACGGATGAGACGCGCCTGGGCATCGTGAAGCTCAGCATGTGGCTGGGATATCTGGTCATGATCGGCCTGGGGCTGGCCCTGGCCGTGTTCGAGTGGAGCGACGGGAACGCGACGCTGGCCATGATATTCTGCGTGGTCATCTTTACAGGGAACTTCTTCGGGTACCTTGGAATGGAGAAGGGCTCGCAGGACGAGAGGGCCAGGAAGATCGGCACCTACGCGGCTACCTATTCCTGGTTCATCACGCTGGTGGCGATGTGCTTCCTGTTCATCTGGGACGTGGCCTTTAACATGCATATGAGCGTGGCTCGTTTCCTGGGCATCACGTTGCTCGTCATGGTGGTGTCGATGATGCTCATCAACGTCTATAAGGCGCATAGGGGGGACGTGGAATGA
- a CDS encoding helix-turn-helix transcriptional regulator, translating to MRTRIKEFRARYNLTQEDLANLVGVRRETIVFLEKGKYNPSLKLAHDVANALHSSIDELFLFDEAEADIVEER from the coding sequence ATGAGGACGCGCATCAAGGAGTTCCGGGCCCGCTATAACCTGACGCAGGAGGACCTGGCGAACCTCGTGGGCGTGCGCCGGGAGACCATCGTGTTCCTCGAGAAGGGCAAGTATAACCCGTCGCTAAAGCTGGCCCACGACGTGGCGAATGCCCTGCACTCCTCGATCGACGAGCTGTTCCTCTTCGACGAGGCGGAGGCCGATATCGTGGAGGAGCGATGA
- a CDS encoding Yip1 family protein, translating to MKFVERVMGMFTKPGETIKDILKEPRTEEPLVIVGVFALLVMISGYISAGSLGGGSMTILSLLISVVVVLIGWPIATGVVHVMALFLGGQGKYNPEMLNAIGYTYIVKYIPMLISMAILFFVPAMNTAAFQVTPTMSQDQIMDAMRQMVTEMERYYTNPLFILSQVVMYLGLLWSCYLGSIAVQHGDNVSRTSSLIAVFVPAIFYIVLSVGMTFGSLILMRTLYGL from the coding sequence ATGAAGTTCGTGGAAAGAGTAATGGGCATGTTCACGAAGCCCGGGGAGACAATCAAGGACATTCTTAAGGAGCCGAGGACGGAGGAGCCGCTGGTCATCGTCGGCGTCTTTGCGCTCTTGGTCATGATATCGGGCTACATCTCGGCGGGCAGCCTTGGAGGCGGAAGCATGACCATCCTATCGCTACTGATCAGCGTGGTCGTCGTGCTCATCGGCTGGCCGATCGCCACGGGAGTGGTACACGTCATGGCCTTATTCCTCGGCGGACAGGGAAAATATAATCCCGAGATGCTGAACGCCATCGGGTACACGTACATCGTAAAGTACATACCGATGCTCATCAGCATGGCCATCCTGTTCTTCGTGCCCGCGATGAATACGGCCGCATTTCAGGTCACTCCGACCATGTCCCAGGACCAGATCATGGACGCCATGAGGCAGATGGTCACAGAGATGGAGCGCTATTACACGAACCCGCTCTTCATACTGAGCCAGGTCGTCATGTACCTGGGCCTGCTATGGTCCTGCTACCTGGGCTCGATCGCGGTCCAGCACGGGGATAATGTTTCCCGGACGTCCTCGCTCATCGCGGTCTTTGTGCCGGCTATATTCTACATTGTGCTGAGCGTGGGGATGACTTTCGGCAGCTTAATTTTAATGAGAACGCTCTACGGGCTGTAA
- a CDS encoding Rieske (2Fe-2S) protein — MAEFTKLVRKNDVTPGKMKSVYVSAVSANITVANIDGKYYAFKDECPHMGVRLSNGSIENGIITCPEHSSKFDVTTGKPLSTQNDPLVTYEVKIEGDDVLVKV; from the coding sequence ATGGCTGAGTTCACGAAGCTTGTCAGGAAAAACGACGTTACGCCGGGGAAGATGAAGTCCGTCTATGTATCGGCCGTAAGCGCCAACATCACCGTCGCGAACATCGATGGCAAGTATTATGCGTTCAAGGACGAATGCCCCCACATGGGAGTCCGGCTCTCGAACGGCAGTATCGAGAACGGCATCATCACCTGCCCCGAGCACAGCTCGAAGTTCGACGTCACAACCGGGAAGCCCTTGTCGACGCAGAACGACCCGCTCGTGACCTACGAGGTCAAGATCGAGGGCGACGACGTGCTCGTAAAAGTATGA
- a CDS encoding ATP-binding cassette domain-containing protein, giving the protein MPLVANGVGHVYRRGEPGEAHALDGIDLTISGGEFTLVGGAGGSGKSTLLHCLSGLLRPTKGTVRIDGPAALSIQFPERALFADTVLDDIAFGPLNTGLEKGEARTRALEAAGKVGLDAGLLSRLPRTLSHGQRRLAALAGVIAMRPRYLFLDEPTAGLDMAAKERVVETLVRLNREGTAVIVASHDLAHFMDACSRMLVMSRGKVVFDDRPDGLVSLDDTMGLALPPSLIVARWLRTRGIEAPWNIGPSEAAAHIRRAHEGLD; this is encoded by the coding sequence CACGTATACCGCCGGGGCGAGCCGGGCGAGGCGCACGCCCTCGACGGCATTGACCTTACGATATCCGGGGGCGAGTTTACGCTTGTAGGGGGCGCCGGCGGCTCCGGTAAATCGACCTTACTGCATTGCCTTTCGGGCCTGCTTAGGCCGACGAAGGGCACTGTACGCATCGACGGCCCTGCGGCCCTATCGATACAGTTCCCCGAACGGGCGCTGTTCGCTGACACCGTCCTCGACGATATCGCGTTCGGACCCCTTAATACCGGCCTTGAAAAGGGCGAGGCGAGAACAAGGGCGCTCGAGGCGGCCGGAAAGGTGGGGCTCGATGCGGGCCTGCTCAGCCGCCTCCCCCGGACGTTGAGCCATGGCCAGCGCAGGCTCGCCGCCCTCGCCGGCGTGATCGCCATGAGGCCTCGCTATCTTTTCCTGGATGAGCCGACGGCGGGCCTGGATATGGCCGCTAAGGAACGGGTGGTCGAAACGCTCGTCCGCCTTAACCGGGAAGGCACGGCTGTGATCGTCGCTTCCCACGACCTGGCCCACTTCATGGACGCCTGCAGCAGGATGCTCGTCATGAGCCGGGGAAAGGTCGTATTCGACGACAGGCCGGACGGGCTTGTCTCGCTGGACGACACCATGGGCCTGGCGCTGCCCCCGTCGCTCATCGTGGCGAGATGGCTGAGAACACGGGGCATCGAGGCTCCATGGAACATCGGCCCCTCGGAGGCCGCGGCCCACATCAGGAGGGCACATGAAGGCCTGGATTAA
- a CDS encoding cation-transporting ATPase — translation MIEKDPVCGRDVPTDKAIVIFKLGDGKRYRYFCSEKCARIFQKSHLGL, via the coding sequence ATGATAGAGAAGGACCCCGTCTGCGGCAGGGACGTGCCCACCGACAAGGCCATCGTGATCTTTAAGCTGGGCGACGGCAAGCGATACCGCTATTTTTGCAGCGAGAAATGCGCCCGTATCTTTCAAAAGTCCCACCTGGGGCTTTAA
- a CDS encoding energy-coupling factor transporter transmembrane component T family protein, with translation MKAWIKILALAAMSVLIVALPLPWVFIMAPAIVLFIAILKASPVLLIRMLLPALPFIIILSTLQALLQGDITLAALSALRMLLLYLAGSAVTATTGESEFSRAIERALSPMDRLAGTRIGKDIAIMTMLALAFIPIVHEEYVSIKIAQQARGVRYGAIRGIVAVMIPLMSSLSRRADDIAMAMEARCYGLDR, from the coding sequence ATGAAGGCCTGGATTAAGATACTGGCGCTGGCCGCCATGAGCGTGCTCATTGTCGCCCTGCCCCTGCCGTGGGTCTTTATCATGGCCCCCGCGATAGTCCTGTTCATCGCCATCCTGAAGGCCAGCCCGGTACTTCTCATCAGAATGCTCCTCCCCGCTCTGCCCTTCATCATCATCCTATCGACGCTCCAGGCCCTGCTACAGGGAGATATTACTCTGGCGGCGCTCTCTGCCCTGAGGATGCTGCTCCTGTACCTGGCGGGCTCGGCGGTCACGGCCACGACGGGCGAGTCGGAATTTTCCAGGGCCATCGAGCGGGCTCTCAGCCCGATGGACCGGCTGGCGGGTACCCGGATCGGCAAGGATATAGCCATCATGACGATGCTGGCCCTCGCTTTCATTCCCATCGTCCACGAAGAATACGTCTCAATAAAAATTGCGCAGCAGGCCCGGGGCGTCCGCTACGGCGCCATCCGGGGCATCGTCGCCGTCATGATCCCCCTGATGTCCTCGCTATCCCGGCGGGCCGACGACATCGCCATGGCCATGGAAGCCCGCTGCTACGGCCTCGACAGGTAA
- a CDS encoding winged helix DNA-binding domain-containing protein has product MKPVSVEDVNRLVLRKQHLSDDSRAERLVEMVWDIGGLHATSAIGPYISAFLRCKDFRREDLDRELYVNKSLGQLRCMRFTMYIQPTGAFAMYHSAMKRTFETGYLSRLKRVAMPEKEYERLERSILALLRDGGKTAAEIKKALGVDTSLFQVLNAMCDTGLLAKGMPKGSWKSNLHTYHLFGDYYPDVDLEMEEKLATASLALHYLKAFGPATEADIAWWTGLRRSDIREAIESLEARTDRIDVSGLGNDMIVDYVDIRSIQGARAPKKPAVRLLPSLDPYLMGYKDRDRYLDKKHYGCVYDRSGNATTCIMVDGRIAGVWDIDEKAIGVYLFEEAPESVLREIRRQAEEMSVFLLGKPLPIKECSSMVPLSDRPPGAVMTPLKGQI; this is encoded by the coding sequence ATGAAGCCCGTCAGTGTCGAGGACGTGAACCGGCTCGTCCTGCGCAAGCAGCATTTATCGGATGATTCCAGGGCCGAACGCCTTGTGGAGATGGTATGGGATATCGGCGGCCTCCACGCGACCAGCGCCATCGGGCCGTACATATCCGCGTTCTTGAGGTGTAAGGATTTCCGCAGGGAAGACCTGGACCGGGAGCTTTACGTCAATAAAAGCCTTGGGCAGCTGCGCTGTATGCGGTTCACGATGTACATCCAGCCGACGGGCGCGTTCGCGATGTACCATTCGGCGATGAAGCGCACCTTTGAGACGGGCTACCTGAGCCGGCTGAAGCGCGTCGCCATGCCCGAAAAAGAGTACGAGCGCCTGGAGAGATCCATCCTCGCGCTGCTCCGGGATGGGGGTAAGACGGCGGCCGAAATAAAAAAAGCTCTGGGGGTCGACACGAGCCTGTTCCAGGTCCTGAACGCCATGTGCGATACCGGGCTGCTGGCAAAGGGCATGCCGAAGGGGAGCTGGAAGAGCAACCTGCATACATACCACCTGTTCGGCGACTATTATCCCGATGTCGACCTGGAGATGGAAGAAAAATTGGCGACCGCTTCGCTGGCCCTTCACTACCTGAAGGCCTTCGGCCCGGCAACAGAGGCGGACATCGCGTGGTGGACAGGCCTGAGAAGGTCGGATATCAGGGAAGCTATTGAGAGCCTGGAGGCGCGGACGGATCGCATCGACGTTTCGGGGCTCGGGAATGACATGATCGTCGATTACGTCGACATAAGGTCGATACAAGGCGCCAGGGCCCCGAAGAAGCCCGCAGTGCGCCTGCTGCCGTCGCTCGACCCATACCTGATGGGCTACAAGGACAGGGACCGGTATCTGGACAAGAAGCATTACGGCTGCGTATACGACCGCTCGGGCAACGCAACGACATGTATAATGGTCGACGGCAGGATCGCCGGGGTCTGGGACATCGATGAAAAGGCGATCGGAGTGTATCTTTTCGAAGAAGCCCCGGAGAGCGTTCTTCGAGAGATAAGGCGGCAGGCGGAGGAGATGAGCGTCTTCCTGCTTGGAAAGCCTTTACCCATCAAAGAATGTAGCTCGATGGTGCCGCTATCTGACAGGCCGCCAGGAGCCGTCATGACGCCGCTCAAAGGTCAGATTTAA
- a CDS encoding dihydroneopterin aldolase family protein has product MSVTPRDKAVFEAGIKLGALYHQFVGSPISLKTVDSLEKAIAQSISVQPFVRSITVQIDREMVKQNLSAFGYTELKGPMLTVDAVIKYENYEVSVGMALKDGYPLMHVKDVKEV; this is encoded by the coding sequence ATGTCAGTAACACCAAGGGATAAGGCGGTCTTCGAGGCCGGGATCAAGCTCGGGGCCCTCTACCACCAGTTCGTCGGCTCGCCGATCAGCCTGAAGACGGTCGACAGCCTGGAAAAGGCCATAGCTCAGAGCATATCGGTCCAGCCCTTCGTCAGGAGCATCACGGTGCAGATCGACAGGGAAATGGTAAAACAGAATTTAAGCGCTTTTGGCTACACCGAGCTAAAGGGCCCGATGCTCACGGTGGATGCGGTAATAAAGTATGAGAATTACGAAGTGTCAGTCGGGATGGCCCTGAAGGACGGGTACCCGCTGATGCATGTTAAAGACGTTAAGGAGGTTTAA
- a CDS encoding heavy metal translocating P-type ATPase produces the protein MVIAEAPEKKTLLKITGMTCASCVKRVEDALREQKGVTEANVNLANEKATVTYDPSQVSVENMVSAVKDAGYGVMVETVTLPVQGMTCASCVKRIEDALRGKDGVIDVAVNLATERVTIKYSPTEVTLPELKKTITDAGYTVIETKTEKEFVDTERSARQKEMRDLTLSFILSGIASAVIMILMFFGSSLPVVKTWPMEWITYISFILATPVQFIIGWRFYRGAWAALKHGTADMNVLIAVGTSAAYFYSVVATFVPHLVMVGGRMPDTYYDTSTMIIALILLGRLLEARAKGQTSEAIRRLTGLRAKTARVIRDHTEEDIPVEDVKVGDAILVRPGEKIPVDGVVTEGYSSVDESMITGEPIPSSKKEGDNVMGATINKTGSFRFKATKVGRDTVLSQIIKMVEEAQGTKAPIQRLADQVAAVFVPVVIGLAILTFLAWYFIGGEPLFALLNFISVLIIACPCAMGLATPTAIMVGTGKGAQYGILIKGGESLENAYRIDTIVLDKTGTITKGEPSLVDVVPMAGFTEADVIRYAASAEKGSEHPLGEAIVKGAKAGNIPLTGATKFDAVPGKGIVAEVDGHIVMAGNAKLMELEEVPLEEMQKAFERLSAEGKTPMYVSVDEKPAGVVAVADTIKEGSMEAIAEFRRLGIEAIMVTGDNRRTAEAIARQVGIDRVMAEVLPQDKAEVIKSLQAEKKNVAMVGDGINDAPALAQADTGIAIGTGTDVAIESSDITLMRGDLRSVVTAIRLSKATIRTIRMNLFWAFFYNVIGIPIAAGILYPWFHILLNPIIAAAAMAFSSVSVVSNSLLLNRFKP, from the coding sequence ATGGTCATAGCTGAAGCGCCTGAAAAGAAAACGCTCTTAAAGATCACTGGAATGACGTGTGCCTCGTGCGTCAAGCGCGTGGAGGATGCCCTCCGGGAGCAAAAGGGAGTCACGGAGGCGAACGTCAACCTGGCCAACGAGAAGGCCACAGTCACATACGACCCGTCGCAGGTATCCGTCGAGAATATGGTCAGTGCGGTCAAGGACGCCGGCTATGGCGTCATGGTCGAAACCGTCACCCTCCCGGTGCAGGGCATGACCTGCGCCTCGTGCGTCAAGCGCATCGAGGACGCCCTCAGGGGGAAGGACGGGGTCATCGACGTCGCGGTCAACCTGGCTACCGAGCGTGTAACCATCAAGTACAGCCCCACCGAGGTCACGCTGCCCGAGCTCAAGAAGACCATCACCGATGCCGGATATACGGTCATAGAGACGAAGACGGAGAAGGAGTTCGTCGACACCGAGCGGTCCGCGAGACAAAAAGAGATGCGCGACCTCACGCTCAGCTTCATCCTCAGCGGCATCGCCTCCGCCGTCATCATGATCCTCATGTTCTTCGGCTCGTCCCTGCCTGTAGTTAAAACGTGGCCCATGGAATGGATCACGTACATCTCGTTCATACTGGCCACGCCCGTGCAATTTATCATCGGCTGGCGGTTCTACCGGGGCGCCTGGGCGGCGCTGAAGCACGGCACGGCGGACATGAACGTGCTCATCGCCGTGGGCACGAGCGCCGCCTACTTCTACAGCGTCGTAGCCACCTTCGTCCCTCACCTCGTGATGGTCGGCGGCAGGATGCCCGACACGTACTACGATACGTCCACCATGATCATAGCGCTCATATTGCTGGGCAGGCTGCTCGAGGCACGGGCTAAGGGCCAGACCTCCGAGGCCATCCGCCGGCTTACGGGACTGCGCGCTAAGACTGCCCGGGTCATCAGGGACCATACGGAGGAGGACATACCCGTCGAGGACGTCAAAGTCGGGGACGCCATCCTCGTCCGGCCGGGCGAGAAAATACCGGTGGACGGAGTGGTCACCGAAGGCTACTCGTCCGTGGACGAGTCCATGATCACCGGCGAGCCCATCCCCTCCTCTAAAAAGGAAGGCGATAACGTCATGGGCGCTACCATCAACAAGACGGGCTCCTTCAGGTTCAAGGCCACGAAGGTAGGCCGCGACACCGTGCTTTCTCAGATCATTAAGATGGTCGAGGAAGCCCAGGGCACCAAGGCCCCCATCCAGCGCCTGGCAGACCAGGTCGCCGCCGTGTTCGTGCCGGTAGTCATCGGCCTGGCCATCCTCACGTTCCTGGCCTGGTACTTCATCGGCGGGGAGCCGCTATTCGCTTTATTAAATTTCATATCCGTCCTCATCATCGCCTGCCCCTGCGCCATGGGCCTGGCCACGCCGACCGCCATCATGGTGGGCACGGGCAAGGGCGCCCAGTACGGCATCCTCATCAAGGGCGGCGAGAGCCTTGAGAACGCCTACCGCATCGATACCATCGTGCTCGATAAGACCGGGACCATCACGAAGGGCGAGCCGTCGCTCGTCGATGTCGTCCCCATGGCGGGCTTCACCGAGGCGGACGTTATCCGTTATGCCGCGTCTGCTGAGAAGGGCTCGGAGCACCCGCTTGGCGAGGCCATCGTAAAAGGTGCGAAAGCCGGGAATATCCCGCTCACGGGCGCCACGAAGTTCGACGCCGTGCCGGGCAAGGGCATCGTGGCCGAGGTCGACGGGCACATCGTCATGGCGGGCAACGCGAAGCTCATGGAGCTCGAAGAGGTGCCCCTGGAGGAGATGCAGAAGGCTTTCGAAAGGCTTTCGGCCGAAGGCAAGACTCCCATGTACGTGTCCGTGGACGAGAAACCCGCGGGCGTAGTGGCCGTCGCCGACACGATCAAGGAGGGCTCCATGGAGGCTATCGCCGAGTTCAGGCGGCTCGGTATCGAGGCGATCATGGTCACAGGCGATAATCGCCGGACGGCCGAGGCCATCGCGAGGCAGGTGGGCATCGACAGGGTCATGGCGGAGGTGCTCCCGCAGGATAAGGCCGAGGTCATCAAGTCCCTCCAGGCCGAAAAGAAGAACGTCGCCATGGTGGGCGACGGCATCAACGACGCGCCCGCGCTCGCCCAGGCCGACACGGGCATCGCCATCGGCACCGGCACCGACGTCGCCATCGAGTCCTCCGACATCACGCTCATGCGGGGCGACCTCAGGAGCGTCGTCACCGCCATCAGGCTCAGCAAGGCGACCATACGCACCATCCGCATGAACCTCTTCTGGGCGTTCTTCTACAACGTGATCGGCATCCCGATCGCCGCCGGCATCCTCTACCCGTGGTTCCACATCCTCCTGAACCCCATCATCGCCGCGGCCGCCATGGCGTTCAGCTCCGTCTCAGTGGTCTCGAACTCATTATTGTTAAATAGGTTCAAGCCATAA